In the Flagellimonas sp. MMG031 genome, one interval contains:
- a CDS encoding uracil-DNA glycosylase family protein — translation MAQKVFKHIHPYEPFLLEKATKVIVGTLPPPRFTTGELKPQDVDFCYGSCNGQLWPILDSIFNLGLKYETTQEAVEQRKRFLMKNKIGVCDIVESAEREKIDASDLGMQNVVLRDLVGYLQEFDNIETLLFMGGNSKNGPEYFFRKQLKEHGLKLKVVSDIVPRIHHLELPLESGKSVQAASRTIKTVSLIAPSGAANRAVGSLPAYKDLKNKNPEFNTLDFRVMQYSEFF, via the coding sequence TTGGCCCAAAAAGTCTTTAAGCACATACATCCGTATGAACCCTTTCTCTTGGAAAAGGCCACAAAGGTGATTGTGGGTACCTTGCCACCACCCCGTTTTACTACCGGTGAGTTAAAACCGCAGGATGTCGATTTTTGCTATGGAAGTTGTAACGGACAGCTATGGCCCATCTTGGATAGCATTTTCAATCTTGGTCTAAAGTATGAAACGACCCAAGAGGCCGTGGAGCAACGGAAGCGTTTTTTGATGAAAAACAAGATTGGCGTCTGCGATATTGTGGAAAGTGCTGAACGCGAAAAAATTGACGCATCCGACTTGGGGATGCAAAATGTGGTGCTTCGTGATTTGGTAGGCTACTTGCAAGAATTCGACAACATTGAGACACTTTTGTTTATGGGCGGAAACAGTAAAAATGGACCTGAGTACTTCTTTAGAAAACAGCTGAAGGAACACGGCCTCAAACTAAAAGTCGTATCAGATATAGTTCCTCGTATCCATCATTTGGAGCTTCCCCTTGAATCCGGTAAGTCAGTTCAAGCCGCATCGAGAACCATAAAAACCGTTTCCCTGATAGCACCTTCGGGAGCAGCCAACCGTGCCGTTGGTAGTTTACCGGCCTACAAGGACCTAAAAAACAAAAACCCTGAATTCAATACACTTGATTTCAGGGTGATGCAGTATAGCGAGTTCTTTTAA
- a CDS encoding phosphoenolpyruvate carboxylase, whose product MQQTKRLEEFKKSVTNKFNIYNSLFLSLPYKNVENVGNLVPLLLDQCEKGLKEGKDPQEILEVFFSNFVNIQDERERLDFMFRMIQYVERQVVLYDSVEDSAFPKLQKYSSSLTIKDYFELVNRTKNWDKVSKKLSTFSARIVLTAHPTQFYTPAILDIIAELRSLIDQDRIYDIDVTLQQLGLTSLINAKKPTPLDEAKNIIYILRHTYYDAVGELYQYVKSNIRDDKFENYNLMKLGFWPGGDRDGNPYVTADITKQVADELRLTLMKCYYNELKGLRKKLTFKGMQEDLNDLSSKLYNAMFNVDAAISYSEIIGYLEKIREKLRSDYHDLYLDELNQLMDKVHIFKTHFATLDIRQDHSKHLLVVESVLKKEGIIKESIDEIKEQELVKLLLEKNFQLNPKDFEDDIVKDTIVNIKNLKSIQEKNGEDGCNRYIISNSEDIFSVLFVFGLFRWCGWDEKEITFDIVPLFETMKGMDASEEVMQTLFDIPQYRQHLERRRDIHTIMLGFSDGTKDGGYLKANWSILKTKETLSKVCKKNGVAAIFFDGRGGPPARGGGKTHRFYAAQTKDVANHEIQLTIQGQTITSTYGTKEQFIHNSEQLLTAGLSNNLFGKELTISAAQRKLIEELSELSFEKYDALKQHEKFMPYLEHRSTLKYYTKANIGSRPGKRGNKKQLTLSDLRAISFVGSWSQLKQNVPGYFGLGTAISALKEQGRLSEVKKLYKEVPFFRALMHNSMMSLAKSNFNLTGYMKEDPEFGDFWNILHDEFQLSKKMLLQISGDKMLMEDEAVSRESVKIREKIVLPLLVIQQNALYHITQNSEYKELYEKIVTRSLYGNINASRNSA is encoded by the coding sequence ATGCAGCAGACTAAACGGTTAGAAGAATTCAAAAAATCGGTAACCAATAAGTTCAATATTTACAACAGCCTTTTCCTGAGCTTGCCTTACAAGAACGTGGAAAATGTGGGGAATTTGGTTCCGCTTTTGCTCGATCAATGCGAAAAGGGACTGAAGGAAGGTAAAGATCCACAGGAAATATTGGAAGTGTTCTTTTCCAATTTTGTGAATATTCAGGATGAAAGGGAGCGGTTGGATTTTATGTTCCGGATGATCCAATATGTGGAGCGGCAAGTGGTCCTTTATGATAGTGTCGAGGATTCGGCATTTCCCAAGCTGCAGAAATACAGTAGCTCTTTGACCATAAAGGATTATTTTGAGCTGGTGAACCGAACCAAAAATTGGGACAAGGTATCCAAAAAACTGTCCACCTTTAGTGCGCGTATCGTTTTAACGGCCCACCCAACCCAGTTTTATACCCCGGCTATTTTGGATATTATCGCGGAACTTCGTTCGCTCATTGATCAAGACCGAATCTATGACATTGATGTGACCCTTCAGCAGTTGGGACTAACATCCTTGATCAATGCCAAAAAGCCCACTCCTTTGGATGAGGCAAAAAACATCATCTATATTCTAAGGCATACCTATTATGATGCCGTTGGGGAATTGTACCAATACGTAAAGAGCAACATTCGGGATGACAAATTCGAGAACTACAACCTGATGAAACTCGGTTTTTGGCCAGGTGGTGACCGCGATGGCAACCCTTATGTCACTGCCGACATCACCAAACAGGTCGCCGATGAACTTAGGCTTACTTTGATGAAATGCTATTACAATGAATTGAAGGGGCTTCGAAAAAAGCTCACCTTTAAGGGGATGCAGGAAGATTTGAACGATCTGAGCTCAAAACTGTACAATGCCATGTTCAACGTGGACGCCGCTATTTCCTATTCAGAAATTATTGGCTACCTGGAAAAGATCAGGGAAAAACTGCGCTCAGATTATCACGATCTCTATTTGGATGAATTGAATCAACTGATGGATAAGGTCCACATTTTTAAGACTCATTTTGCCACACTGGATATCCGTCAAGATCACAGTAAGCATTTATTGGTGGTGGAGAGTGTCCTCAAGAAAGAGGGTATCATTAAAGAAAGTATCGACGAGATCAAGGAACAGGAATTGGTGAAACTGTTGCTGGAGAAAAACTTCCAACTCAATCCAAAGGATTTCGAGGATGATATCGTAAAAGATACCATTGTCAATATCAAAAACCTTAAGTCCATTCAGGAAAAGAACGGGGAAGATGGTTGCAACCGTTACATCATCAGCAATTCCGAAGATATTTTTTCCGTATTGTTTGTGTTCGGGCTGTTTAGATGGTGCGGATGGGACGAAAAGGAAATCACCTTTGATATTGTTCCATTGTTCGAAACTATGAAGGGTATGGATGCTTCCGAGGAAGTGATGCAAACCTTATTCGATATTCCACAATATCGCCAGCACTTGGAACGAAGAAGGGATATCCATACCATAATGCTAGGCTTTTCGGACGGTACCAAGGACGGTGGCTATTTAAAGGCCAACTGGTCCATTTTAAAGACCAAGGAGACATTGAGCAAGGTCTGTAAGAAAAACGGTGTGGCCGCTATTTTCTTTGATGGTAGGGGCGGACCGCCAGCAAGGGGCGGAGGAAAAACGCACAGGTTCTACGCAGCCCAGACCAAGGATGTGGCCAATCATGAGATTCAGCTTACCATTCAGGGACAGACGATTACCAGTACCTACGGTACCAAAGAGCAGTTTATCCACAACTCCGAACAGTTGCTCACGGCGGGTTTGAGCAACAACCTCTTCGGCAAGGAACTCACCATTTCCGCTGCCCAGCGTAAATTGATCGAAGAACTCTCAGAACTCAGCTTTGAGAAGTACGATGCGTTAAAACAGCATGAGAAATTCATGCCCTATTTAGAGCATCGAAGTACATTAAAGTACTACACCAAAGCGAATATTGGCAGTAGACCTGGAAAACGAGGTAACAAAAAACAATTGACCTTATCAGACTTGCGTGCGATATCTTTTGTAGGCTCTTGGAGCCAACTCAAACAGAATGTACCCGGATACTTCGGTCTGGGAACGGCCATAAGTGCCTTGAAAGAGCAAGGAAGACTGTCCGAAGTGAAAAAGTTATACAAAGAGGTGCCATTCTTCCGGGCGTTGATGCACAACAGTATGATGTCGTTGGCGAAATCCAATTTTAATCTGACCGGTTACATGAAGGAGGACCCTGAGTTTGGAGATTTCTGGAATATTTTGCACGACGAGTTCCAGTTATCCAAAAAAATGCTCTTGCAGATTTCGGGCGATAAAATGTTGATGGAGGACGAAGCCGTATCGCGGGAGTCGGTCAAAATCAGGGAAAAGATTGTATTGCCCCTGTTGGTGATACAGCAGAATGCTTTGTACCATATCACACAAAATTCAGAGTACAAGGAATTGTACGAGAAAATTGTGACACGCTCCCTTTACGGTAACATCAACGCGAGTCGAAACTCTGCTTAG